A region of Halalkaliarchaeum desulfuricum DNA encodes the following proteins:
- a CDS encoding DUF4129 domain-containing protein — protein MNDTTRSGLIAVLAIFAVGLVAATIESTVLPETDGLPGPDDGGGGTTGGLAPPPDPGPSPGETLQIPYLSEFLTLLALLVVFVVVVYLYYHWRTALGILLAVAVILGVLSLLAALITPSSLPPIPPLMEPTNGAPFEADPGNPGGADQPSLPSLLLLLVLAGALLATTVAFLTGTTDQNESNAQQENEADEEIDRAAVGRAAGRAAERLTREGNVDNEVYRAWREMTELLEVSDPETSTPEEFASAAIEAGFGKRDVYLLTRLFEDVRYGKREPSPERERRAIRTFRRIETRYTEEES, from the coding sequence ATGAACGACACGACTCGGTCGGGACTGATTGCAGTCCTCGCTATCTTCGCTGTTGGCCTGGTCGCGGCGACGATCGAGTCGACCGTCCTTCCAGAGACGGATGGTCTCCCCGGGCCGGACGATGGCGGGGGCGGCACTACTGGCGGTCTGGCGCCGCCACCGGATCCCGGCCCATCGCCCGGAGAGACGTTACAGATACCGTACCTCTCGGAGTTTCTCACACTGCTGGCACTTCTGGTTGTGTTCGTTGTGGTGGTGTATCTGTACTACCACTGGAGAACAGCACTCGGGATTCTCCTCGCGGTTGCCGTGATTCTCGGAGTACTGTCTCTGCTCGCCGCGTTGATTACACCCTCATCTCTCCCGCCGATTCCACCGCTTATGGAGCCCACGAACGGAGCGCCCTTCGAAGCAGACCCAGGGAATCCAGGAGGGGCCGACCAGCCCTCATTGCCCTCGTTACTACTCCTGCTCGTGCTCGCGGGTGCACTCCTCGCAACAACCGTCGCATTCCTGACCGGAACCACAGACCAGAACGAATCGAACGCACAACAGGAGAACGAAGCCGACGAGGAGATCGACCGGGCAGCCGTCGGGCGAGCCGCCGGTCGAGCTGCGGAGCGTCTAACCCGGGAGGGGAACGTCGACAACGAGGTCTACCGCGCCTGGAGAGAGATGACCGAGTTACTCGAGGTCTCCGATCCGGAAACGAGCACGCCCGAAGAGTTCGCGAGTGCCGCGATCGAAGCGGGGTTCGGTAAAAGGGACGTGTACTTGCTGACTCGACTCTTCGAGGACGTTCGATACGGAAAACGAGAGCCGTCTCCCGAACGGGAACGACGGGCGATCAGAACGTTCCGGCGCATCGAAACGAGATACACGGAGGAAGAGTCGTGA
- a CDS encoding PH domain-containing protein, giving the protein MTSETLTDEAQYDWLTLEADEELLWSSRPHRSSLVPAFVVGIPLSIVLIGLVILLGAYLTYKNTNYVVTSSGLYKKTGILSRDVQKIGFDKVQNISYSQSAIGSYFGYGDVQVSTAGSSGVEMTFRSVPAPADVQELIDSRIERGEDRSDGEKEDVLVEILSELRAIRHAVEEGNDGTEEGNDGTEEGNDGTEEGTESTDGDLTER; this is encoded by the coding sequence GTGACTTCAGAAACACTGACAGACGAAGCCCAGTACGACTGGCTCACGCTCGAGGCCGACGAGGAACTGCTGTGGTCGAGTCGGCCACACCGGAGTAGTCTCGTCCCCGCATTCGTCGTCGGAATTCCACTCTCTATTGTTCTCATCGGGCTTGTGATCCTGCTCGGAGCGTATCTCACCTACAAGAACACGAACTACGTCGTCACCAGCTCTGGGCTGTACAAGAAAACCGGCATTCTCTCGCGGGACGTCCAGAAAATTGGGTTCGACAAGGTGCAAAACATCTCTTACAGCCAGAGTGCGATCGGTTCTTACTTCGGCTACGGCGACGTTCAGGTGAGTACTGCCGGAAGTTCGGGCGTCGAAATGACGTTCCGAAGCGTGCCGGCGCCGGCGGACGTCCAGGAGCTCATCGACAGCCGGATCGAACGCGGGGAGGACCGCAGCGACGGCGAAAAGGAGGACGTCCTCGTCGAAATCCTCTCGGAACTGCGTGCCATTCGCCACGCCGTCGAGGAAGGAAACGACGGAACCGAGGAAGGAAACGACGGAACCGAGGAAGGAAACGACGGAACCGAGGAAGGAACCGAGAGCACCGACGGCGACCTGACGGAACGATGA
- a CDS encoding PH domain-containing protein, protein MSSVAADDWRRFDEEAVLWEATPRTTRALPGMGLSVALLVGVFWLAVTVSGWALVLVPAAAAPGLFHYLRVVTTAFVLTDREITVKTGILGRSVRSVEYSRVQNVGYSQGVTGSVFGYGTVEIEIAGGRDLQLYDVYDPTEPYEIVRECATGTATEIPGSLETWEAIREEVTALRERIESQ, encoded by the coding sequence ATGAGTTCGGTGGCGGCCGACGACTGGCGTCGGTTCGACGAGGAGGCCGTGTTGTGGGAGGCGACACCGCGAACGACACGCGCGCTTCCGGGCATGGGACTAAGCGTCGCCTTGCTCGTGGGCGTGTTCTGGCTCGCAGTCACCGTCAGCGGTTGGGCGCTGGTGCTCGTTCCGGCTGCGGCCGCTCCCGGGTTGTTCCACTACTTGCGCGTGGTCACGACCGCGTTCGTGTTGACAGACCGGGAGATCACTGTGAAAACTGGAATCCTCGGCCGTTCTGTTCGAAGCGTCGAATACAGCCGCGTCCAGAACGTCGGCTATTCACAGGGGGTCACCGGCTCGGTGTTCGGGTACGGCACCGTCGAGATCGAAATCGCCGGCGGCCGCGATCTGCAACTGTACGACGTGTACGATCCGACGGAGCCGTACGAAATCGTCCGGGAATGTGCTACCGGAACGGCCACCGAGATCCCGGGGTCGCTCGAGACGTGGGAGGCGATCCGCGAGGAAGTGACGGCGTTACGGGAGCGTATCGAGTCTCAATAG
- a CDS encoding dCTP deaminase/dUTPase family protein, protein MVVYTQILDGIVHEPTQRRDRGFDLTVASVYDVDGPGRVDFGGGELEPAETTPHDSRKRHPDDDYEWWHLDAGQYLLEYNESLLTHDRTFTLQTREELLERGVFHPTLQVNELPRVPLAVGGSGIRIKENARVSTLVARENDRE, encoded by the coding sequence ATGGTGGTGTACACGCAGATCCTGGATGGAATCGTCCACGAACCGACCCAACGCCGGGATCGCGGCTTCGATCTGACGGTGGCAAGCGTGTACGACGTCGACGGTCCCGGGAGAGTCGATTTCGGCGGCGGCGAACTGGAGCCCGCTGAAACAACCCCCCACGACAGCCGGAAGCGACACCCCGATGACGACTACGAGTGGTGGCACCTGGACGCCGGACAGTACCTCCTCGAATACAACGAATCACTCCTCACCCATGACAGGACGTTCACGCTCCAGACCCGCGAGGAACTACTCGAACGCGGTGTGTTCCATCCGACGCTCCAGGTGAACGAACTGCCTCGAGTTCCCCTCGCCGTCGGCGGATCGGGCATTCGTATAAAGGAGAACGCACGCGTATCGACGCTCGTTGCCCGGGAGAACGATCGCGAGTGA
- a CDS encoding glutamate--tRNA ligase, which translates to MDETLEERVRAEAKRHALFNALKHGSDPDVGAIIGPLMGENPEFRPHGDEVPGVVAGVVAEVADLSESERRDRLADLAPEMVEELDAKVEDEEGVLPELPNAERGEVVMRAAPNPNGPWHLGHARMPAVIGTYKDRYDGEFICRFDDTDPETKRPDLDAYDAILDDIDYLGFEPDRVLKASDRLETYYEHARELIDLGGAYTCDLPAEEFSELKNAGKPSPNRDKDPGTVREEFEAMIDGEYAPGEMVLRVKTDIEHKNPALRDWVAFRIIDTPHPRPKAADYRCWPMLDFQSGIDDHLTGVTHIIRGIDLQDSAKRQRFVYDYFDWEYPEVLHWGHVQIDEYDVKLSTSTIKDLIDEGKLTGWDDPRAPTLASVRRRGIRGEAIVEAMIGLGMSTTDVDLAMSTVYANNRDLVDDEADRYFLVRDRAGAPAVEVPVRDGENEPDGSAVGTPPRHPDHEDRGQREIPVGDAVLIEDDDMPHAGERTWLKGFGCVRYEAGDAGEGDDGAFVPTGDDIDAVREEGVPVIHWTPADGGVAVRMRTPDGDVRGVAEPDFAETAVDEMIQFERVGFVRVDDHGEEESVVYYAHP; encoded by the coding sequence ATGGACGAAACACTCGAAGAGCGCGTCCGAGCGGAGGCGAAACGACACGCCCTGTTCAACGCCCTCAAGCACGGGAGCGATCCGGATGTCGGCGCGATCATTGGGCCACTCATGGGAGAGAACCCCGAATTCAGACCCCACGGCGACGAGGTTCCCGGCGTCGTCGCCGGCGTCGTTGCGGAAGTCGCCGACCTTTCGGAGAGCGAACGAAGGGATCGGCTGGCCGACCTCGCGCCCGAGATGGTCGAAGAACTCGACGCAAAAGTGGAGGACGAGGAGGGCGTGCTGCCGGAGCTGCCGAACGCCGAGCGGGGTGAGGTGGTGATGCGTGCGGCCCCCAATCCCAACGGGCCGTGGCACCTCGGACACGCCCGCATGCCCGCCGTGATCGGCACGTACAAGGATCGGTACGACGGGGAGTTCATCTGTCGGTTCGACGACACCGACCCCGAGACGAAGCGGCCGGATCTCGACGCCTACGACGCGATCCTCGACGACATCGACTATCTCGGTTTCGAACCGGATCGGGTACTCAAAGCCAGTGACCGTCTGGAGACGTACTACGAGCACGCCCGCGAACTGATCGACCTCGGCGGGGCGTACACCTGTGATCTGCCCGCCGAGGAGTTCTCCGAGCTGAAAAACGCCGGCAAACCCTCGCCGAACCGGGACAAGGATCCCGGGACGGTTCGCGAGGAGTTCGAGGCGATGATCGACGGCGAGTACGCCCCCGGCGAGATGGTTCTCCGGGTAAAAACCGACATCGAACACAAAAACCCCGCCCTGCGGGACTGGGTCGCGTTCCGGATCATCGACACGCCCCATCCCAGACCGAAGGCTGCCGACTACCGCTGCTGGCCGATGCTCGACTTCCAATCGGGGATCGACGACCACCTCACTGGCGTCACACACATCATCCGCGGGATCGACCTCCAGGATTCGGCGAAGCGCCAGCGGTTCGTCTACGATTACTTCGACTGGGAGTATCCCGAAGTCCTCCACTGGGGGCACGTCCAGATCGACGAGTACGACGTGAAACTGTCGACCTCGACGATCAAAGACCTGATCGACGAAGGGAAACTGACCGGATGGGACGATCCCCGCGCCCCAACACTCGCGTCGGTTCGACGACGCGGAATCCGCGGGGAGGCGATCGTCGAGGCGATGATCGGGCTGGGGATGTCGACCACGGACGTTGATCTCGCGATGTCGACGGTGTACGCGAACAACCGTGATCTCGTGGACGACGAGGCGGACCGCTACTTCCTGGTGCGCGACCGGGCAGGGGCGCCCGCCGTCGAAGTGCCAGTCCGGGACGGCGAAAACGAACCCGACGGATCGGCTGTCGGAACGCCGCCGCGGCACCCGGATCACGAGGACCGAGGTCAGCGGGAGATTCCCGTCGGCGACGCGGTGTTGATCGAGGACGACGACATGCCGCACGCCGGCGAGCGAACGTGGCTAAAGGGGTTCGGCTGCGTGCGATACGAGGCCGGAGACGCCGGAGAGGGCGACGACGGCGCGTTCGTCCCGACCGGCGACGACATCGACGCCGTGCGCGAGGAGGGCGTTCCCGTGATCCACTGGACCCCGGCCGACGGCGGTGTCGCAGTCCGCATGCGGACGCCCGACGGCGACGTCCGTGGCGTTGCAGAACCGGATTTCGCGGAAACCGCGGTCGACGAGATGATCCAGTTCGAACGTGTCGGGTTCGTCCGCGTGGACGATCACGGCGAGGAAGAATCGGTCGTCTACTACGCGCATCCGTAG
- a CDS encoding bacterio-opsin activator domain-containing protein → MDTGEGVVRSLFEDPERFAAILDADGTVREINDAATDRLDTPRERLEGKRFWALPWHGGTESRRKLQHAVGSASSGEYANVEATVEPHTNGAPGGDGVAGTKLEFRLQPIDGTDTRADGCRILVQGTVQAERERLERELRESEELHRVTLANMTDTVLVTNDDGEFTYVCPNVHFIFGYTVEEIYEFGTIDALLGEDLFDRQQLESKGVLTNLECTATDKDGKEHALLVNVRTVSIQGGTTLYSCRDITKRKQRETALTQLQETSRELLYAETKPEVATRVAKDATTALSEGGVALYRFDSEENVLYPMAVSRPLLRAAGSLPDVSLDQQTCISRAYVDGRTTSRTDVGESDLPDSLLGTLSGVVAVPLGDHGVLLAAVTGDADLTDVDVEIAELLAATAEAAFDRLERETQLRERDETLKKRNRRLSEANRLNEIIREIDRILVNADSREEIERGVCERLATSDRFTFVWIGEATARDRRLRPREWAGDGSGYLDDVSLSVQDDIGVQEPTLQTARNRSTTVVPNVADILQEADWCKQAVSRQFDSIMSVPLLYDDVLLGTLTVYDDEPDSFSDTVRSVFEELGATIGSAINDVQRKEALQSDTVFRLSYRLEDPASILSRLAGSLDCRLEVRSEVTRADESTVVFVDVDGVSPEAVASEAAELVSVRDCEVIRTGDDSGLVSLTVDEPFVTSLLANHGATRRTLTATPDGLELVVDVPDASTSRAVDELLSTQFAEVELTARQKQLRSRDTDRDVGALLTARQEEVARVAYHSGFFEPDRDVSGREIAETLDISHTAFYNHIRRVQDKLFTSLFDGGDGYIEVE, encoded by the coding sequence ATGGACACGGGCGAGGGCGTCGTCCGATCGCTGTTCGAGGATCCGGAGCGGTTCGCCGCGATTCTCGACGCCGACGGGACCGTCCGCGAGATCAACGACGCCGCTACCGATCGTCTGGACACGCCGCGGGAACGGCTGGAGGGAAAGCGATTCTGGGCGCTCCCGTGGCACGGCGGTACCGAAAGCCGGCGAAAGCTCCAGCACGCTGTCGGTAGCGCGTCGAGCGGCGAGTACGCGAACGTCGAGGCGACGGTGGAGCCGCACACGAACGGCGCCCCTGGTGGCGACGGAGTCGCCGGGACCAAACTCGAGTTCCGGCTCCAGCCGATCGACGGAACTGACACCCGGGCGGACGGCTGTCGCATACTCGTCCAGGGGACGGTGCAGGCGGAGCGGGAACGACTCGAACGGGAGCTACGGGAATCCGAGGAACTGCATCGGGTTACGCTCGCTAACATGACCGACACGGTGCTCGTGACGAACGACGACGGCGAGTTCACGTACGTGTGTCCGAACGTTCACTTCATCTTCGGCTACACAGTCGAGGAGATCTACGAGTTCGGTACGATCGACGCGCTCCTCGGCGAGGACCTCTTCGACAGACAACAACTGGAGTCGAAGGGAGTGCTCACCAACCTCGAATGTACGGCGACCGACAAGGACGGGAAGGAACACGCGCTGCTTGTGAACGTCCGAACGGTGTCGATTCAGGGAGGGACAACGCTGTACAGCTGCCGGGACATCACCAAACGGAAACAGCGCGAGACCGCGCTGACTCAGTTACAGGAGACCAGCCGCGAACTGCTGTACGCCGAGACGAAACCGGAGGTCGCGACTCGGGTGGCGAAGGACGCGACGACTGCGCTTTCGGAAGGCGGCGTCGCGCTGTATCGGTTCGACAGCGAAGAGAACGTTCTGTATCCAATGGCGGTGTCTCGGCCGCTGTTGCGGGCTGCCGGATCGCTGCCGGACGTGAGCCTGGATCAGCAAACCTGCATCAGCAGAGCCTACGTCGACGGTCGAACGACCTCACGAACCGACGTGGGCGAAAGCGACCTCCCGGACAGTTTGCTCGGGACCCTGTCGGGCGTCGTCGCCGTTCCACTGGGCGATCACGGCGTGTTGCTCGCGGCTGTCACGGGGGATGCAGATCTCACCGACGTCGACGTGGAGATCGCCGAACTGCTCGCGGCGACGGCCGAAGCGGCGTTCGACCGCCTGGAACGGGAGACGCAGCTCCGGGAGCGCGACGAGACACTCAAAAAGCGAAACCGGCGGCTGTCGGAGGCGAACCGTCTAAACGAGATCATCCGGGAGATCGACCGGATCCTTGTGAACGCAGACTCCCGAGAGGAGATCGAACGTGGCGTCTGCGAGCGGCTGGCCACGAGCGATCGGTTCACGTTCGTGTGGATCGGGGAGGCCACTGCGCGCGATCGTCGCCTCCGGCCGCGGGAATGGGCCGGGGACGGCAGCGGCTACCTCGACGATGTCTCGTTGTCGGTCCAGGACGATATCGGCGTTCAGGAACCGACACTCCAGACCGCACGGAACCGGTCGACGACGGTCGTCCCGAACGTCGCAGACATCCTCCAGGAGGCCGACTGGTGCAAGCAGGCAGTCTCCAGACAGTTCGACTCGATCATGTCGGTCCCGCTTTTGTACGACGACGTCCTGTTGGGAACGCTCACGGTCTACGACGACGAGCCCGACTCCTTTAGCGACACCGTCCGATCGGTGTTCGAAGAGCTCGGTGCGACGATCGGCTCGGCGATCAACGACGTTCAGCGGAAGGAAGCGCTCCAGAGCGACACCGTCTTCAGGCTCTCGTATCGTCTCGAGGATCCGGCATCGATCCTCTCGCGGCTGGCTGGCAGCCTCGATTGCCGCCTCGAGGTCCGAAGCGAGGTGACGCGTGCTGACGAGAGCACGGTGGTGTTCGTCGACGTCGACGGCGTCTCCCCGGAAGCGGTCGCGTCCGAGGCTGCCGAACTCGTTTCCGTCCGGGACTGTGAGGTGATCCGAACGGGGGACGATAGCGGTCTCGTCAGCCTGACTGTCGACGAGCCGTTCGTGACCTCGCTGCTCGCGAACCACGGTGCGACGCGCAGAACCCTGACGGCCACTCCGGACGGGCTCGAACTGGTCGTCGACGTTCCGGACGCGTCCACCTCGCGGGCAGTGGACGAACTGCTCTCCACGCAGTTTGCGGAGGTCGAACTGACTGCACGCCAAAAGCAACTCCGGTCGAGAGACACCGACCGCGACGTGGGGGCGCTGTTGACCGCGAGACAGGAGGAGGTGGCCCGAGTAGCCTACCACAGCGGTTTTTTCGAACCTGACAGGGACGTTTCCGGGCGCGAGATCGCGGAGACGCTGGACATCTCGCATACGGCCTTTTACAACCACATCCGGCGGGTCCAGGACAAACTGTTCACGTCGCTGTTCGACGGCGGCGACGGGTATATAGAGGTTGAATAG
- a CDS encoding rubrerythrin-like domain-containing protein: MCRDAAYDVDGRSEYECSKCGRTVTAASYPGDCPECAAPLRNRATPFE, from the coding sequence ATGTGTCGCGACGCAGCTTACGACGTCGACGGGCGCTCGGAGTACGAATGTTCCAAATGCGGCCGGACCGTCACCGCGGCGAGCTACCCCGGCGACTGTCCGGAGTGTGCAGCGCCGTTGCGCAACCGAGCCACACCGTTCGAGTAA
- the gdhB gene encoding glutamate dehydrogenase GdhB encodes MSQLATMEATGEESENESALETARRQLREAAAHVDIDPGVIERLNHPTRVVEVSVPIKRDDGSVDVFTGYRAQHDDVRGPYKGGIRYHPDVSAQECVGLAMWMTWKSAVMDIPFGGAKGGVVVNPKELSTREKERLTRRFAEEIRDEVGPHRDIPAPDMGTDGKTMAWFMDAYSMQEGETSPGVVTGKPPVIGGSHGREEAPGRSVAIIARETIDYYDMDIRDTTVAVQGYGSVGANAARLLDDWGAKVVAVSDVNGGIYDTGGLDTRTIPSHEEEPEGVMRQDAPNTVTNEELLELDVDVLIPAAIGNVLTLENADRIQADIVVEGANGPTTSGADRVLEERGIPVIPDILANAGGVTVSYFEWLQDINRRKWSKERVYNELESEMLSAWDSVREEVEAGDVHWRDAAYVVALERIGAAKEARGLWP; translated from the coding sequence ATGTCTCAACTAGCGACGATGGAAGCTACTGGTGAGGAATCCGAAAACGAATCTGCGCTCGAAACCGCAAGACGTCAGCTGCGCGAGGCGGCCGCCCACGTGGACATCGATCCCGGCGTGATCGAGCGACTCAATCACCCGACCCGCGTCGTCGAGGTGTCCGTGCCGATCAAACGCGACGACGGCTCAGTCGACGTGTTCACGGGGTACCGCGCACAGCACGACGACGTTCGTGGCCCCTACAAGGGCGGCATCAGGTATCATCCCGACGTCTCTGCCCAGGAGTGTGTCGGGCTCGCGATGTGGATGACCTGGAAGTCCGCGGTGATGGATATCCCGTTCGGCGGCGCGAAAGGCGGTGTGGTCGTGAACCCGAAGGAGCTCTCGACGCGGGAAAAAGAGCGGCTCACCCGTCGGTTCGCAGAGGAGATCCGGGACGAGGTGGGACCACACCGGGACATCCCCGCCCCCGACATGGGGACCGACGGGAAGACGATGGCGTGGTTCATGGACGCCTACAGCATGCAGGAGGGCGAGACCTCCCCCGGCGTCGTCACCGGGAAACCGCCCGTCATTGGTGGCAGTCACGGCCGCGAAGAGGCGCCGGGGCGCAGCGTCGCGATCATCGCCCGGGAGACGATCGACTACTACGACATGGACATCCGTGACACCACTGTCGCCGTCCAGGGGTACGGGAGCGTGGGGGCAAACGCCGCCCGACTCCTCGACGACTGGGGGGCAAAAGTCGTGGCTGTAAGCGACGTGAACGGGGGGATCTACGACACCGGTGGCCTCGACACTCGGACGATCCCCTCTCACGAGGAGGAGCCCGAGGGAGTCATGCGCCAGGACGCACCCAACACCGTCACGAACGAAGAGCTGCTGGAGCTCGACGTTGACGTGCTGATCCCGGCGGCGATCGGCAACGTGCTCACTCTCGAGAACGCCGACCGGATCCAGGCCGACATCGTCGTCGAGGGGGCGAACGGCCCAACGACCTCGGGCGCCGATCGGGTGCTCGAAGAGCGGGGAATCCCGGTCATTCCGGACATCCTCGCCAACGCCGGCGGTGTCACGGTGTCGTACTTCGAGTGGCTCCAGGACATCAACCGCCGGAAGTGGTCGAAAGAGCGCGTGTACAACGAACTCGAGTCGGAGATGCTCTCTGCATGGGACTCGGTCCGCGAGGAGGTCGAAGCCGGCGACGTGCACTGGCGGGACGCCGCGTACGTCGTCGCCCTCGAACGGATCGGTGCAGCCAAAGAGGCGCGGGGACTGTGGCCCTGA
- a CDS encoding phosphoglycerol geranylgeranyltransferase: MSTPWDSWDHVLKVDPDKDLVAGETFADVCRTGTDAIEIGGTRGITEEKMQRVIEACSRHDVPLYQEPSNPSVVIDSPALDGYLIPTVFNAGDTFWITGAHKEWVRIENGLDWDRTHTEAYVVLNPDSAVAEYTEADCDQSAEDVASFAAVAEKLFGQEIVYLEYSGTLGDPDVVSAAADALSNATLFYGGGVSEYDDAYLMGRHADVVVVGDLLHEEGVDAVRETVEGVKDAHAESSQVDAAGPDAE, encoded by the coding sequence ATGAGTACACCGTGGGACAGCTGGGACCACGTGCTGAAAGTCGATCCCGACAAGGATCTGGTGGCGGGAGAGACGTTCGCAGACGTCTGCCGGACCGGAACCGACGCCATCGAGATCGGCGGAACGCGCGGGATAACCGAAGAGAAGATGCAACGAGTGATCGAGGCGTGTTCTCGACACGACGTTCCGCTCTATCAGGAGCCGTCGAACCCGTCGGTGGTCATCGACTCCCCTGCCCTCGACGGCTACCTGATCCCGACAGTGTTCAATGCAGGAGACACCTTCTGGATCACCGGTGCCCACAAGGAGTGGGTTCGCATCGAGAACGGTCTCGACTGGGACCGCACCCACACCGAGGCGTACGTCGTGTTGAACCCGGATTCGGCGGTCGCAGAGTACACCGAGGCCGACTGCGATCAGTCCGCCGAGGACGTCGCCTCATTCGCCGCCGTCGCCGAGAAACTGTTCGGTCAGGAGATCGTCTATCTCGAGTATTCCGGGACGCTGGGGGATCCCGACGTCGTGTCTGCCGCCGCCGACGCACTCTCGAACGCGACGTTGTTTTACGGCGGAGGAGTCTCCGAATACGACGACGCCTATCTCATGGGGAGACACGCGGATGTCGTCGTCGTCGGAGACCTGCTCCACGAGGAGGGCGTCGACGCGGTGCGCGAAACGGTCGAGGGTGTGAAAGACGCCCACGCCGAGTCGTCGCAGGTCGACGCCGCGGGGCCGGACGCGGAGTGA
- a CDS encoding DUF192 domain-containing protein has translation MRLVHRRGPPDAREERTLATSVEFADTTLQQARGLMFRRSIPDDYALVFQFDRPETRTLHMLFVPFPIDAVWLTGPEVVRVERLRPWIGFARATADTVIELPAGAAADVSPGDTVDLLEENAE, from the coding sequence GTGCGACTCGTCCACCGTCGCGGTCCGCCGGACGCACGCGAGGAACGGACACTGGCCACGTCGGTCGAATTCGCCGACACCACGCTCCAGCAGGCCAGGGGGCTGATGTTCCGGCGATCGATTCCCGACGACTACGCGCTCGTGTTCCAGTTCGACCGCCCGGAGACGCGAACGCTTCACATGCTGTTCGTTCCGTTCCCGATCGACGCGGTCTGGCTCACGGGACCGGAGGTGGTCCGCGTCGAGCGACTCCGCCCCTGGATCGGCTTCGCCCGGGCGACTGCCGACACCGTGATCGAGCTACCGGCCGGTGCGGCCGCCGACGTGAGTCCTGGAGACACGGTCGACCTTCTCGAGGAAAACGCCGAGTAG
- a CDS encoding adenosylcobinamide amidohydrolase, protein MFEARTNGGILEIERPETVWLSTGWRGGRRVADAAYSVTVPDGWHPDEIALDVADRLAAAGVVDLPADEIGRTAPILLTGVDAENARGARLGPVEAYATAGVSNLAELPMDPVGTDFPDGGKWDRPIGTVNLVVGTTAALSEGALANLVAVAAEAKAATLCFEIGAPGTTSDAVVVAADPSGPETGFSGSATPVGNAARACVREAVRASLHARYGENPPPSSVDRAEYGIVTDARAEVFSPE, encoded by the coding sequence ATGTTTGAGGCCCGCACCAACGGGGGGATCCTCGAGATCGAGCGACCCGAAACCGTCTGGCTGTCCACCGGCTGGCGCGGCGGGCGCCGCGTCGCCGACGCCGCCTACAGCGTCACCGTTCCGGACGGCTGGCATCCCGACGAGATCGCCCTCGACGTCGCCGACCGGTTGGCGGCCGCAGGTGTAGTCGACCTTCCGGCCGATGAGATCGGGCGAACAGCACCGATACTCCTGACCGGAGTCGACGCGGAGAACGCACGCGGAGCCAGACTCGGGCCGGTAGAGGCGTACGCGACCGCCGGCGTGTCGAATCTCGCCGAGCTCCCGATGGATCCGGTGGGAACCGACTTCCCTGACGGAGGGAAGTGGGACCGCCCGATCGGAACGGTCAATCTCGTCGTCGGAACAACCGCCGCGCTTTCGGAGGGGGCACTCGCAAACCTCGTGGCAGTGGCGGCCGAAGCGAAAGCCGCGACGCTGTGTTTCGAAATCGGCGCGCCGGGGACAACCAGCGACGCAGTCGTCGTCGCCGCTGACCCGTCCGGACCGGAGACGGGGTTTTCGGGAAGCGCGACCCCCGTCGGAAACGCGGCCCGCGCCTGCGTTCGGGAGGCAGTTCGGGCCAGCCTGCACGCCCGATATGGCGAGAATCCGCCGCCTTCGTCGGTCGACCGGGCGGAGTACGGGATCGTCACGGACGCCCGGGCCGAGGTTTTCTCCCCCGAGTAG